The window GGTTCCTAAAGCTCGCTCATTTAATACAGAACTCAATTGCAACATAGTCTAACCTTTCCATTTACCACGGTCATATTCTGCATGGATAAGAACATGAGTAATTATAAGAGTTGAAATACCATATTCAATCATCGTAATGGTTCTGACTTTATTCCCCCCTATATTAAATACCGTTTTACCTTTTATATAATCAGCGTGAGGGAAGGTTTTTCTCAGTTCAACAAAATTACGAAAATTACTATCAGTAGGGGTCAAGTCTTGACAGTGGACAGGTTGAATCAATGATAAAAAACCTGTCCACTGTCAAGACTTGACCCCTCGGCCTGGGCCTGAGCTAGCTTATATCACTAATTCTAAAGTCACATGGTCAGAAAGTAGAACAGGTTTACGTTGGTTACGAGACCTTTGGGTTTTTTCGAGTTCTACCAAACCCACTTCCGACAAATAAAACAAGTCTTGTGATACATTTTTCATATCTTTATGGAGAGCCTTGGCAAGTTCATAAATTG of the Deltaproteobacteria bacterium genome contains:
- a CDS encoding type II toxin-antitoxin system HigB family toxin; this translates as MIQPVHCQDLTPTDSNFRNFVELRKTFPHADYIKGKTVFNIGGNKVRTITMIEYGISTLIITHVLIHAEYDRGKWKG